The Ipomoea triloba cultivar NCNSP0323 chromosome 14, ASM357664v1 region CGTAGTAATCTACATTCCCAGTCTCGCCCGAGGCAACCCTTTGCTTAAGTTCTTGAATCTTTGTAGCCAGCGAGCAGAGCCTCCCAGGGATTTCCCGGTACTGCACATTCTGCCGCTTCCAAGCCGGTCCAGGCAATCTCCTATCGCGCAGCATTGAATTGTACAAGAGTTTCAAGTGCTCGAGATCATGAAGACTATCGGGCAAGCACCGGATAGCCTCAAACAGAGCAGCTCTAGTACTAAGAGCCTCAATGCAGGACGGGTCCAATGCTAGGGTTCGATTGCAATCAGCTATGGCTTCAGCAATCCTACCAGAGGATCGATAGGCCGAGGCTCGATGCATATAGCATTCAGCCAGGAAGCCTTGAGGAGCCCCACGACGGCCATCGACAATCTTGGAGAAATGTCGAATGGCTTCGGAATAGAGGCCGGCGTTTAGGGCTGCAATTGCGGCGGTTCTGCGGCGGAGCAAAAGCTTGATGTGGCTGAGCAACTGGGAAATGCTTTCAGATTCGGTTATTGGAGGCGCTTGCGGCTGAGCACCGCCGGCAGAAATCTCTCCGGCCAGCGGGAATCTGGCGAAAGAAAAGCTGTCATCGGACAAGCAAATACTTTCACGACGAAAGGCATCGGTGGCAATGCGTTTGCCGGTCTGCAACAAAACCAAAGCGTCCTCCATTAGGCCCAAATGGCAGCAAGCCTGGCCTAAAACCAAGTACCTGAAGAGTGAACACCCAAACCCATTCATTAGCATTTAGCACTGCAAAAGTTTTgctttttttaatgaataaagAAAGAGGACAACAACATTAACAAACATAGCTTATTTGACTTGCAAAGCTCAAAACTTTAACATTAAATTAGGACAGCTCACAGCTCACAGCTGGTTTGGCGTAACAGTGAAGCCACTGGCCGAATTTGATGGCAGCAATAAAAGAAGGGCGAAAACCAATGAAACAGAAACAGATGAAAGCGGAAAATTACCTCCATTGCCCTCCCCTTTCGCAGCTTTTGCACAGCCCAGCTACAACCTTCTTCTTCAAATCGGAGAGCGAGAAGCACTTGAAAGCAGGCTCGTCCGAACCGGACGACTCGCCGCCGGAGAGGAGCTTCACCCTCTCCTTCGACAACTGCGAAAACGAGTTATCCGATGAAGACGAGGACGAGGACGAAGAAGTCGAGGATGATGAGGCTTCATCGGATGCCATCTTCACACTGGGAATGTAATCCTGTAGCATATCGGCGACGTCCTTGAATCGCCGGAGATAAAGCAAAGATCGAGCCTTTAACTCCAGGGCTAATTCGAAGCGAGGAGACAGAGCTAGGGCAGTGTCGAGAAGATTGATAGCGGAAGCTATCTCGCTCTGTTCTCGAGTCGAAATCAGAATCCTTGCGTCCTTCACATATTTCTCCACAATCTGCACAAATAATATTCAACCAACTCATTTCAAAATCCCCAAAACACGATTTCCACAACAGACACGAAGAAAGAAACTgaaaactaataaaaaaaggCGCTACCTTTCTATTGGTAAGCCACCAGTGCTTCTTTTCTCCACCGGCGAGAGATGGAGATCCGGCCATTGCTGTCGCGCACGGATCAAACATTAATCTCTACACTcttgatgtatgtatatatggtaTCTCAAGCCTTCATTCTCCCTCTCTTTCTCTGTAAgctagagagagatagagagggggatttgaaagaagaatagagagagaggagagaagaGGAGAGGAGAAGTGGGTTAATACAAAGGTGACAGCTTTGACCTGAGCTGAGAGAAAAGCTTTGATCCTTCTACTTCATCGCTGGCATGCATAGAAAGCTAtaatatattctcaaaaaaaaaaaaaaaaaaagaaagctaTAATACACACccaattttctctctctaggaccTACAGCCTACTACAGGCTACCGTATAGGTGTATGTATATACGGTGTACTGATACTGTGTACAGTATTTGGAGAAGTCTAAACGGTATAGGCTAGGCGGTCATCATTCTCCGAGCAAACCGGATGCTCCACGTAAGCACCTCACGGGTCCTCGGGTTCAACTACCCGGATTAAAGACAACTCtctagaaagaaagaaagaaaaaaaaaaaaaaaagcatttttttGCCCCATATTCAAGCAAAGTTCACGATATTTCTAAATCAATTCTAAGCTATTAGCCCTTGTATTTACGTCTTTTTTAGTCTGATCTAAGTAGAAAATACCAGTTGACTAATAAAAAAAGGACAGAGCCTTTATTAACCTAATGTCATAAGAGcaaactaattttattatagtcCAATTGTCATATTGTAGGGCATAAtgacatataaatttatttttaatatgttaataagtttttttttaagattcatttttatgtattatttacaaataaatataatgtagattgaaaataacatatattagtAATTCATCTAACAATATTGATTTTGGTTCGTAGTATAATTTGTTGATTATAATGAGTTGAGCTAGAAAATTATAGATTAAAGGTtaaatactcttttttttttttttatgaatttaaaaTGGTATTTGTCCTTAGCTATGATGTAGCAACATTTGACATTAATAGTAGTGTAATAGATGGAACATTATTTTCTACATGGGACGACTTGACTTTTGTACCTGCACTCATCATACACTTGAGTTAGTTGTCCATTAATTAATCAGTGCAAAATATCATGCATTTGCATTATTGTCAACCACGTATGATTCATTTCAAATGGGTACCAATGATT contains the following coding sequences:
- the LOC116005001 gene encoding uncharacterized protein LOC116005001, whose amino-acid sequence is MFDPCATAMAGSPSLAGGEKKHWWLTNRKIVEKYVKDARILISTREQSEIASAINLLDTALALSPRFELALELKARSLLYLRRFKDVADMLQDYIPSVKMASDEASSSSTSSSSSSSSSDNSFSQLSKERVKLLSGGESSGSDEPAFKCFSLSDLKKKVVAGLCKSCERGGQWRYLVLGQACCHLGLMEDALVLLQTGKRIATDAFRRESICLSDDSFSFARFPLAGEISAGGAQPQAPPITESESISQLLSHIKLLLRRRTAAIAALNAGLYSEAIRHFSKIVDGRRGAPQGFLAECYMHRASAYRSSGRIAEAIADCNRTLALDPSCIEALSTRAALFEAIRCLPDSLHDLEHLKLLYNSMLRDRRLPGPAWKRQNVQYREIPGRLCSLATKIQELKQRVASGETGNVDYYALIGLRRGCSRSELERAHLLLTLRHKPDKSSGFIERCEYAEERDVESVRERAKMSALLLYRLIQRGYTSLMTTIIDEEAAEKQRKKAAAALQAMQQEVQQQQPQESKIKPISSSESSVVMIENNGTATTTPPASSVFQGVFCRDLAIVGNLLSQAGFNRPLPVKYEALSC